Below is a window of Scatophagus argus isolate fScaArg1 chromosome 24, fScaArg1.pri, whole genome shotgun sequence DNA.
GAAAGAGTAATACTATTATTTGCCTAATTTTAAGGAAAAGATTTATTccaattttattattttattttttattgttttaaccAATAATGAACTTTGTAATGGGTTTACACTTATTTAAATTCTATTACACTCATCCGTATGGTCTTTATAGTTGTGTCTCTGCAGTCACAGTTACGGAAACTTCAGTGATAAATTGGCCCAGCTCaaatataatattaaatttGTCTGCACTGATCAGTGATGCTGCAAAAAGGGCAAATAAACGGGCCAGTCTGGCCTCTACTCCAACTTTTGCAGGCAACATAATGACTAAAAAgcaaaacttttaaaacaatttttaagaaagattttattttccagttccTGCAATGAAAGAGCCAAGAAGTCAACTAtgtcttttccatttgtttaaaacagatcaactttaattttcaaaatgctgTTCACCAGTGTCCTCCAGATAGATAAGAATGTCTAATATGGCTGCCAGACAAGGTTATGTTGCCTGAAACAAAGCTCAGgagaatgaaaatgtaataagaTATGCCGTGTTAGCAGCTTGGCCCTTGAGATGGCAGCATCGGTCAATCAGTTTTGGTAACTACATTCATGTTGCCCTCATGATAAACTGGAATTATTTTGGTGATTCCAGATGTTTTGTCTAACACCATCATCAGATCAAAATTTCTACTTGCCCAATGCTTTGCTCTATAGCCAGATATCTGCAACATTAATGACAGAGCCTCAGCTGTACATTGTGATTAGTGCTTATTAgcaaatgctagcatgctaTCACACTGAACTACAGTGCTAAACACTTTATATGATCTGGTTTAAATACAATTATTGTTTTGGAAGAATTATTGTTAAGTTACTGTGAAACCTGATGTCTGAGgtgagcaaaagaaaacaaataaggcaaaacaaagacagcactGACACGCAAACAGAAAGGGgaggacaaaaatgacaaatgagatTGAGGAGATGGATaaagaggggggtgggggggtgacagaggaagaaataaatGGAGAGACTGATAAGAAGAGAGATCTGGTTTGTGTTTAGGTTTTGCCAGCTGTACCAGTCTGCTCCTTCTCAGCCTGGGAAACTAAACAACCACACTCACTCCCAGGAGGAATTACTGTGTGACACTCAACTCCCAGCTGACATCGTCCCCACAGACGATAAAGAGGCCTCTACACAATTAACCTTTTATCTTTCATCTTACTGTACTTCCACAGAGTAGAAGACATCCATCTAACGTGACGGCAGAAAAATCATTATGGGGATGACTCACAGTGGGAATGGTTTATAGAGCGATACACTGTCAACTGAGATTTCCTGCATGGACCTGATCCCCCACATCAAAGTCCTCTGtgtacaataacaataataataacgtTGGTGTTGGCTGACAATCTCCAGCCTGTTTGGTCTATTTAAGCAGATGTAATGTGGCATTTAAGGACTCCTCAGAAGCTCTTATGTATGGAGACTTGGTCATGCAGGGCACCAAAAAAGGTTTGGAGTttggaaatgacagaaaagactGACAAGGTCCCAAAAAATTATTCCATATTAACAAACTGACTATTTTCAAATGATATGACACTGACTTCCTATGgaagggaaacacaaagagagaagagcacaaacagcagcactagGACCAAAAGAGAGCACAGACTTTATAGCCTCTTAGTGTGTTTGAATggaacaatgtgtgtgtgcaggtgaggaGAGGACACAAACCCATAATAACTAACAGTAGCCGACAGCAACATGTTACAACACATTGGTAGCTGAGGTATTCACTGTTTATCCAGCTCAAACAAGCAAAGCTTACACAATAAATTTTACAGAATGCAATAGCTTTTTCTCAAATAAACATGACTTAAAAGAATCGTCCTCAGTTGTAACATTTCAAAGTTTAAAGACTATTgcatatttatgtatttctatTATGTTAAACAGGCCAAAACAGGATACTGACTCTGGAATTTATCACTTATGAGCCAAAGGCAACTTTTAGCCTGTTTATTGCCTCAATTGATATTTTTCCCCTCTTGAAGATGTTATCTATGAACACGGCACTTCGTGGCAACATTAGACAGTAAAGTTGCATTAATTAAAGTCACATTTGTCGATATGATTCCTTGCTGTCTTTCAGGCTCCGGCACTGTCAGATGGCCAGCCCAGTTTGGATACAGTGAGGAGTGTGGATCAGCTGTTACAGCTTCTGTATCCAGAATACAGTTTGCTTCAGCACTGCCTGAGAAAGAAATCATGGCGCGACTCCTATgcctcctctttcccctctttttccACCTCCTCAGCAAGCCCTCTGGTCCACTCTAACGATGAAGATCTGTGGGGTCAGCCAAGGAATGAGCCTCTTTACAAAGTGGATGGGACTTTGGGAGGTAAACACTGACATATTGTCCAAAAGAACTATACAAACGTAGTACAAACTGGTGGTTTTGGAGATAAGCATTTCAGAGAAGCAACTCACTTCCAAAATGTGTCAAACCTACTAGATTTGCTCCAATGGTGTCTGAGATCTTATGttaactgtattttatttaataataggCTCTTCAACAGGTAAGTCcacagtattttaaaacaacagagtGGAGTCCAGTGTGCCGAAGGCAGACAAAAGTAGGTGGTAAAGgccagaaatgaaaaaaagaagtgaagttggaaggaaaacagcaaaacaaaaaaactgcaccATTAATGCAATATTGGAGAGGTTGATGTTTTCCTGCCATCACCCCAAACCCACTAACAGTGAAATCAAGAGCCAAAAGCTCCCTCTGTCAGCAAACAAAATCCAGTTACTTAATCACATATGTTTTCAGTCATCCTAGAGGAGATCCAGAGAACCTCATGCCAGCCCAGAGAGGTTTGTGTCGAGGTCGCCAAAGAATACCCAGAATCCACCAGCCAATTCTACCTCCCTCGCTGTGTGGCGCTGCATCGGTGCGGTGGGTGCTGCACCAACGAGGCCTTTTACTGCACCAATACAAGTCACACGCTTGTCAACAAGACAGTAAGTGGTGCATCTGGGTTCTCGTGTCTACCCTGTTTATCTCCACGTCACTTTGTAGCAATTTATCACAAGACTGTGTTGATATTTCCTCTTCCACCTCAAAGTGCCTcagaaaagaggacagaaacaaatgGTCACAGTTACATAATACCCCCCTCTGTATCACAACCCGCCCTACTGCAGTGGGACGCCCTTTGGCTACAATTGGACATCAAGTTAACACAATACAGTCATGCAAAGTTGCACAATCTCGCAACCATTACATCAACTGCTACACATCAGCAGAAACACTTTTGGTAGTATGAGCAATACTGTAgtagaagaggaagacaaaataGTAGAAAAAGTACTTTTTAACGCAATCCACAGTTTCGTGCTTGCACACTCCcatacacactgaaacacacacactctctaacCTCCTTCTGTGTTCTGCCAGCTGATGGAGCTGACCCCGCCCAGGATGGACCGCTCTGTCGTCATGGTAACCTTTATAAACCACACTTCGTGCGAATGCCTCTCCAAGCGGCCACTGCACTCCATCATAAGGCGAGCCGCAACAGATCATCTGTGAGTGAGAGGAGtgacgtgagtgtgtgtgtgcctgcaaaGATTTCTGAGTCATTTTTCCTGTATCCATGCATTtataatatatgtgtgtgtgtgtgtgtgcatgtaggtgTTCCCCACCAGAAGTTCCCTGCGCCACTGGCTCATTATGGGATCcagtgaactgtgtgtgtgtgtctacagatGCCATAAACTATTCTGAGACTGGTAAGTGTGCATCAGTCACACTGGTCAAATGATTCAGTTCCTGCTCTGACAGCTGCATATTCACTTTAGATCAGCCTTAAGGGGTTTTAAAATAAGACATCTCTCTTATATCAgtttttttctggcttttctctaatgctggttttcttgtgaaatactgGATACTTTTAGCTCTAAAAGAAATTACACTGTTTAATGTTAAGGAGccaaaaaaaactttcaagCTTGGAGTTTCGAGGGCCTCGTCCAATACTTcaccaaatgaaaaaacaagctTTGCACTCATCAAATGCTGGAAAGCTGTAAGCAAGGACAAATCAGCCTTTGGATAGCATGATGATACAGCGGCGTTTTCAGTATTTGACACAAGATGGCAGAAACCTTAAACcttgaaacaaacacaacaccaggTAGTTTCCACCTCCTGCAGAGTTTGGAAGCGGAAAAAGATCctttcatttccaaaaatgttccCTTGTTGCATTGTGAAACCGTGAACAGGACTGTAAACTCTCAACTCTAAACATTAATAGCATC
It encodes the following:
- the LOC124055758 gene encoding uncharacterized protein LOC124055758 isoform X2, yielding MWIPALLLWILNIGNLCSGQDYTDYYETGDMGTEAPALSDGQPSLDTVRSVDQLLQLLYPEYSLLQHCLRKKSWRDSYASSFPSFSTSSASPLVHSNDEDLWGQPRNEPLYKVDGTLGVILEEIQRTSCQPREVCVEVAKEYPESTSQFYLPRCVALHRCGGCCTNEAFYCTNTSHTLVNKTLMELTPPRMDRSVVMVTFINHTSCECLSKRPLHSIIRRAATDHLFFPSPCGFQRRWTQVCWRSVGPTEFWMSPPASVSVETDSLRTAAIQAGNWTTTPVNASVKVKVMGSCVPPASGGMRSCVAACALQSVPVTNPSTPTPACVSAERVHSRVCGRARGSTPIPAAVTGCLAESPDRCVRLVFTIAIKSASASPST
- the LOC124055758 gene encoding vascular endothelial growth factor C-like isoform X1, translating into MWIPALLLWILNIGNLCSGQDYTDYYETGDMGTEAPALSDGQPSLDTVRSVDQLLQLLYPEYSLLQHCLRKKSWRDSYASSFPSFSTSSASPLVHSNDEDLWGQPRNEPLYKVDGTLGVILEEIQRTSCQPREVCVEVAKEYPESTSQFYLPRCVALHRCGGCCTNEAFYCTNTSHTLVNKTLMELTPPRMDRSVVMVTFINHTSCECLSKRPLHSIIRRAATDHLCSPPEVPCATGSLWDPVNCVCVSTDAINYSETEALDSGLLALCGPNRVLDESTCECVCRNGLTEDSCDPGWKLDHNTCECQCEGQGDGKLCPTGQRWDEELCGCVCAAECPGNQPLNPDTCLCQCRESPQSCLRQGKRFNSNTCSCYRLPCRKPRQVCQTGFYYSHQVCQCIPKYMRWN